In one window of Lewinella sp. 4G2 DNA:
- a CDS encoding M43 family zinc metalloprotease: protein MRHLLFLTVIPLLLLTCRTAREASPRAYAQDTETITDGEVTYFRFRPDSVQRPDTFVWERLTQQDRAYYLPDPDHPEYLPERRVRLNFHVMNSADSIFPMQGEVAVKYAQDVLNYTNAFMRDNPENWLNPDSITPPALPTHIKYVLATDPETQAPAVYEHFDDEHYGYIHKGPGMNRSDMEVVKKYNVRPDEELNIYWMGPPKEKIVNMGAKKTSGSGIYLGTALKVTDVLSKDVAPWSIRQVFSHELGHALGLYHAWTRNDGCPDTPVHANKAWSAKKRGPNLTSNNLMDYSPDQEALTPCQIARMHIKLADKTTRQRGWLEPVWCDYEPDAPIIIAEDLVLNGARDYASDLIVQPGATLTINNRVHLPEGGSIRVAAGGRLILGPDAILHNDCGGTWRGIFIAEATSIEGLATVETHSSATLLNVAP from the coding sequence ATGCGCCACCTCTTATTCCTAACCGTAATCCCCCTCCTGCTGCTCACCTGCCGCACCGCGCGGGAAGCCAGCCCCCGGGCCTACGCACAGGATACGGAGACAATCACTGACGGAGAGGTTACCTACTTCCGGTTTCGGCCGGACAGCGTGCAACGGCCGGATACCTTCGTTTGGGAGCGATTGACGCAACAGGACCGTGCTTACTACCTGCCCGACCCCGACCACCCGGAGTACCTGCCGGAGCGGCGCGTCCGTCTTAATTTTCACGTAATGAATAGTGCGGATTCCATCTTCCCCATGCAGGGGGAGGTGGCCGTGAAATACGCGCAGGATGTCCTGAACTACACCAACGCTTTTATGCGGGATAACCCGGAAAACTGGCTAAACCCGGATTCGATAACTCCGCCCGCCTTACCTACGCACATCAAATATGTGTTGGCGACCGATCCGGAAACCCAGGCGCCTGCCGTGTACGAGCACTTCGACGATGAGCACTATGGATACATCCACAAGGGGCCGGGTATGAACCGGTCCGATATGGAGGTGGTGAAGAAGTACAACGTGCGGCCGGACGAGGAGCTCAACATCTACTGGATGGGGCCGCCCAAGGAAAAGATCGTGAACATGGGCGCGAAGAAAACCTCCGGCAGCGGCATCTACCTTGGCACTGCGCTGAAGGTGACGGACGTATTGTCCAAGGACGTCGCGCCCTGGTCCATCCGCCAGGTATTTTCCCACGAACTCGGCCACGCTCTGGGTCTCTACCACGCCTGGACGCGCAATGATGGTTGCCCGGATACACCCGTCCACGCCAATAAAGCCTGGAGCGCGAAGAAGCGGGGGCCCAACCTGACGAGTAACAACCTCATGGATTACAGCCCCGACCAGGAAGCTCTCACCCCCTGCCAAATCGCGCGTATGCACATCAAATTAGCCGATAAGACCACGCGCCAACGCGGCTGGCTCGAACCCGTCTGGTGCGATTACGAACCGGATGCACCAATCATCATCGCCGAAGACCTGGTGCTGAACGGAGCGCGCGATTACGCATCGGATCTCATCGTCCAACCGGGCGCTACGCTTACCATCAACAACCGGGTCCACCTGCCGGAGGGTGGGAGCATCCGGGTAGCTGCGGGCGGGCGCCTCATCCTGGGCCCGGACGCCATTTTGCACAACGACTGCGGCGGTACCTGGCGAGGGATTTTCATCGCGGAGGCAACTAGTATCGAAGGCTTAGCCACCGTCGAAACCCACTCTTCCGCTACCCTCCTCAACGTCGCGCCATGA
- a CDS encoding SDR family oxidoreductase produces MSKTVLITGGTRGIGRACAEAFLAADYAVTIVARSSAALTEMATQLGVFTIAADLSKETGVAAVPIRPYDVVVLNAAAFAPGTLLDAESDTFTELLPLNVLANHHLARRLLPEMIAQNDGHLIVIGSTGTDNWKGHMTAYVANKYALRGLFYGWQQELALSQVRCTLVAPGATLTSSWDNEEVPEGILMPEEVAGVVLGVVEKGEEGRVCL; encoded by the coding sequence ATGAGTAAAACTGTCCTCATCACCGGTGGCACGCGGGGTATCGGCCGGGCCTGCGCCGAGGCTTTTTTAGCGGCTGACTATGCGGTCACGATCGTCGCTCGTTCCTCCGCGGCGCTGACGGAGATGGCCACCCAACTCGGCGTGTTTACAATTGCGGCAGATCTTTCCAAGGAAACCGGCGTGGCGGCCGTTCCGATTCGTCCGTACGACGTAGTCGTGCTCAACGCGGCGGCCTTCGCGCCGGGCACTTTACTAGATGCGGAGTCGGACACCTTCACGGAATTATTACCACTTAATGTACTCGCCAATCACCACCTGGCTCGCCGTCTCCTTCCCGAGATGATCGCACAAAATGATGGCCACTTAATCGTCATCGGCTCCACCGGAACGGACAACTGGAAGGGCCACATGACGGCCTACGTCGCTAATAAATACGCGCTTCGTGGCCTTTTTTACGGCTGGCAGCAAGAGTTGGCGCTGTCGCAGGTGCGGTGTACGTTGGTCGCGCCAGGGGCTACCCTGACGAGTAGTTGGGATAACGAAGAAGTACCAGAGGGAATCCTGATGCCGGAGGAGGTAGCGGGAGTGGTGTTGGGAGTGGTGGAGAAGGGGGAAGAGGGACGGGTTTGCCTTTAG
- a CDS encoding CotH kinase family protein gives MHQKYLLLITLAICLLGCTPTPDAASPIPALAVTTLSLTVPDSIPKGDKVAGTLEIAEGAEANLTTVPIRIERRGGYSIRFSKYSYELDLPEDLPLAGLPADDDWILNANYIDKTFLRHVLSFQLFRQMNPNNRAASTAFVELQRNGDYAGLYVLMEKLDRSTLNVKKGDPGAFIFKEPQIFRESYDGIVAENPDNFHQQTYPKRSKADRSPALEDLRQLILEADSATFNKDIHQAIDVDNFIDWHLLLLLTNNQDGILKNFYLYRQRTGQPIRVAPWDYDHSFGRDGDNEANMNERPAQLERSILFRRLLQQEWYRKALHERWEELHSNLFSPANLIAEIDALAQQLQPYAERNFSRWPTTAEAYYDDNDFMTEINWMKQFITLRNTYLESYFAALKAKPS, from the coding sequence ATGCACCAAAAATACCTCCTCCTAATCACGCTAGCCATTTGCTTACTCGGCTGCACCCCCACACCCGATGCAGCATCCCCAATCCCAGCCCTGGCCGTGACTACGTTGAGCCTCACGGTGCCGGACAGCATCCCCAAAGGGGATAAGGTAGCGGGGACGCTGGAGATTGCTGAGGGCGCGGAAGCAAATCTAACGACGGTCCCCATCCGCATCGAACGGCGCGGCGGATACTCGATTCGCTTCTCCAAGTACTCTTACGAACTGGACTTGCCGGAAGATCTTCCCCTCGCCGGACTACCCGCGGACGACGACTGGATCCTCAACGCCAACTACATCGACAAGACTTTTCTACGTCACGTACTTTCCTTCCAACTCTTCCGCCAGATGAACCCAAATAACCGGGCGGCCAGCACGGCTTTCGTTGAACTCCAGCGCAACGGCGACTACGCGGGGCTGTACGTACTAATGGAAAAGCTCGACCGGTCCACCCTCAACGTAAAAAAGGGTGACCCCGGAGCCTTCATCTTTAAGGAACCCCAAATTTTTCGCGAATCCTACGACGGTATCGTTGCGGAAAATCCCGACAACTTCCACCAGCAGACCTACCCAAAACGCAGCAAGGCCGATCGCTCCCCGGCACTGGAAGACCTGCGGCAGCTCATCCTTGAGGCGGATTCAGCCACCTTCAATAAAGACATTCACCAAGCCATCGACGTGGACAACTTTATCGACTGGCACCTCCTGCTCCTCCTCACCAATAACCAGGACGGTATCCTCAAAAACTTCTACCTCTACCGCCAACGGACCGGCCAACCCATCCGCGTCGCACCCTGGGATTACGACCATTCTTTCGGCCGCGACGGCGACAACGAGGCCAACATGAACGAACGCCCCGCCCAGCTGGAACGCTCCATCCTCTTCCGCCGCCTCCTTCAACAGGAATGGTACCGCAAAGCCCTGCACGAAAGGTGGGAGGAGCTTCACTCAAACCTTTTCTCTCCAGCCAATCTCATCGCCGAAATCGATGCCCTGGCCCAACAACTCCAACCCTACGCCGAACGCAACTTCTCCCGTTGGCCCACCACCGCCGAAGCCTACTACGACGACAACGATTTCATGACGGAAATCAACTGGATGAAGCAATTCATCACCCTCCGCAACACCTACCTAGAATCCTATTTCGCCGCCCTAAAGGCAAAGCCGTCCTAA
- a CDS encoding DUF2853 family protein produces the protein MTNNFQEKLAALQAHLDKVEPDNDSALLEKVAKGLGPALYNIDASKVACSDKEELDRVVKSYVVKKLGMDAEKGQEAVQAVCAKYTERFKLRGVFYYLVCKHLGAEDHYA, from the coding sequence ATGACGAACAATTTTCAAGAAAAACTAGCCGCCCTCCAGGCCCACCTCGACAAAGTCGAGCCCGATAATGACAGCGCCCTCCTCGAAAAGGTCGCCAAAGGCCTCGGCCCCGCGCTCTACAACATCGATGCCAGCAAAGTAGCCTGCAGCGACAAGGAAGAGCTCGACCGCGTCGTAAAAAGCTACGTCGTCAAAAAACTTGGCATGGACGCCGAGAAGGGCCAGGAAGCCGTACAGGCCGTTTGCGCCAAGTACACCGAGCGCTTCAAGCTCCGCGGCGTATTCTACTACCTCGTTTGCAAGCACCTCGGTGCTGAAGACCACTACGCATAG